In a single window of the Acyrthosiphon pisum isolate AL4f chromosome X, pea_aphid_22Mar2018_4r6ur, whole genome shotgun sequence genome:
- the LOC103310763 gene encoding uncharacterized protein LOC103310763, with amino-acid sequence MVNALKMRRGQIRANKHTTIEEAWEEFQQVQSEIGDEEDENEHEQYQVDFEELYFKAMAKAEERLQQTEMKENSSINAQVEKEKTGVREISNAVPSIKLAALQIPAFSGLYSEWTPFYDIYTALVHDNKHLTTIEKFIHLRASLSGDAANCVKNLETTVNNYEHVWNSLVSRYNNKKLLVQTHVKGICDLPTVKASSSTGLRQFSDGLRGHISALRALDQRPSEWGPLLTHIICTKLDAVTISDWETKCGRDEIKKVDELIEFLEARFHILEAVESSKKICSVSKNVNENNSYTVFIENSSEANSKTEGEASALNTVTAHAFALGEQVLLATVVALAVSPYTKTTTYRALLDSGSQKNFITEEMVQTLRLKRDKIKHVISGIGEIVQHASSAVWLKIKSRVSDYAVFLPMIVVPKITGQLPPQNIKTTCNVPDNIKLADPHFNTPQKIDILLGATHFYEFLCDGQIRPSATGPLFQETVFGWVAAGSISENNLSKALAIERKLQKDKKLKEEYFSFMKEYPG; translated from the exons ATGGTAAACGCTCTAAAAATGCGACGAGGACAAATTAGAG CAAATAAGCATACGACGATCGAAGAAGCATGGGAAGAGTTCCAGCAGGTACAGTCGGAGATTGGGGATGAAGAAGATGAAAATGAACATGAACAATATCAAGTAGACTTCGAAGAGCTATATTTCAAGGCAATGGCCAAAGCGGAAGAGAGACTACAACAAACAGAAATGAAAGAAAACTCGTCCATCAACGCACAAgtggaaaaagaaaaaacaggTGTGAGAGAGATAAGTAATGCTGTACCGTCAATAAAATTAGCTGCATTACAAATACCCGCGTTCTCAGGTTTATACTCCGAATGGACTCCGTTCTATGATATATACACCGCATTGGTTCACGATAACAAACACCTGACaacaatagaaaaatttatTCATTTACGTGCGTCGTTATCTGGCGACGCGGCGAACTGTGTTAAGAACCTGGAGACCacagttaataattatgaacacGTTTGGAACAGTTTAGTTTcaagatacaataataaaaaattattagtacaaACACACGTAAAAGGTATTTGTGATTTACCTACAGTGAAAGCGAGTTCGTCCACGGGTTTGCGACAATTTTCAGATGGTTTACGTGGTCATATATCGGCTTTAAGAGCATTGGATCAACGTCCGTCAGAGTGGGGACCATtgttaacacatattatatgtactaaaTTAGACGCAGTCACTATAAGCGATTGGGAAACAAAGTGCGGTAGAGACGAAATCAAAAAAGTCGACGAATTAATCGAATTTTTAGAAGCCCGTTTTCACATATTAGAAGCAGTTGAATcgtctaaaaaaatatgcagtGTGTCGAAAAATGTTAACGAAAATAATAGTTACACag TTTTCATCGAGAATTCATCGGAAGCAAACAGTAAAACTGAGGGAGAAGCATCTGCGTTAAACACCGTGACCGCCCACGCATTCGCGTTGGGCGAACAAGTATTATTAGCTACAGTAGTAGCCCTAGCTGTGAGTCCCTACACGAAAACGACGACATATCGTGCTTTATTAGACTCGGGGTCTCAAAAGAATTTTATAACAGAAGAGATGGTGCAGACACTACGTTTAAAAAGAGATAAAATTAAACACGTAATTAGTGGTATCGGAGAAATAGTACAACATGCATCGTCGGCcgtatggttaaaaataaaatctcgcGTAAGTGATTACGCGGTGTTTCTACCGATGATAGTCGTACCAAAGATTACGGGTCAATTACCTccgcaaaatataaaaacaacatgTAATGTTCCCGATAACATTAAATTGGCCGATCCACATTTTAACACGCCCCAAAAAATCGACATATTATTAGGCGCAAcgcatttttatgaatttttatgcGACGGACAAATACGTCCCTCGGCAACCGGGCCGTTATTCCAAGAAACAGTATTTGGATGGGTAGCCGCTGGATCaatatcggaaaataatttatcaaaagcATTAGCAATAGAACGTAAATTACAAAAAGATAAGAAATTAAAGGAAGAATATTTTTCCTTCATGAAAGAGTATCCCGGGTAG
- the LOC100166327 gene encoding tigger transposable element-derived protein 6-like, producing MAGKDWVKGFRKRHPEITLRSPEATSSARAQAFNRPNVMTFFTILQNVQQINNFLPHRVFNVDETGLTTVQSKCSNILALKGRRQVGSLTSAVRGVLSTIVVCMSAGENFIPPMIIFPRVRMKPELQDGAPPETIFHCHPSGWMQLEIFTEWFQHFINHAKPTAEDPVLLILDGHMTHTRNLQFIDLARINHTTVVCLPPHCSHELQPLDVSFMGPLNTYYVQAIEKFL from the coding sequence ATGGCTGGTAAAGACTGGGTAAAAGGATTCCGAAAGCGCCATCCAGAGATAACACTTAGGTCCCCAGAAGCTACGTCCTCGGCTAGAGCTCAGGCATTTAATCGTCCAAATGTGAtgacattttttactattttacaaaatgttcagCAAATAAATAACTTCTTACCACATAGAGTTTTTAATGTTGACGAGACTGGACTAACCACAGTTCAATCAAAATGTTCCAACATTTTGGCATTAAAAGGAAGAAGACAAGTAGGTTCTCTTACTTCAGCAGTGAGAGGTGTCTTGTCAACAATTGTAGTCTGTATGTCAGCTGGTGAAAATTTTATACCACCCATGATAATTTTTCCTAGGGTGAGAATGAAACCTGAACTACAGGATGGTGCTCCTCCAGAAACTATTTTTCATTGTCACCCATCTGGATGGATGCAATTAGAAATTTTTACAGAATGGttccaacattttattaatcatgCCAAACCAACAGCAGAAGATCCAGTTCTGCTTATACTAGATGGTCATATGACACACACAAGGAATTTGCAGTTTATTGATTTAGCTAGGATAAATCATACCACTGTTGTGTGCTTACCGCCACATTGTAGCCACGAATTGCAGCCATTGGACGTTTCTTTTATGGGACCTCTAAATACATACTATGTTCAGGCAATTGAGAAGTTCCTATGA